DNA from Sulfodiicoccus acidiphilus:
CTCCCTCCACCGGCTCTCCGAAGGCTTGAACGTGTTCTACCTGAGCAGTCGTTTGAGGTACGAAAATCAAGGAGGCCAAAAGAATCGGCACCAACAACATTAACGATCTAAGCTTCATAGCGATCCTGTGGGATACCGATATATCGAATTAAAAATCTATTCCCAATCACGTTTACGAGACTATAGCACCTTCGCACAACCAAACGCTTTCAATCTCTCCTAAACGTCCTTGTCGAGAGTTGCGTTCACGTAGTGCCACCCGAGGACTTCAGTCGACTACCCATGAACCGAGGACGGGCACCTCTCGAGAGGGTGGGGGACGAGGAAGGTGAGGGTGGTGCTCCCCTCCACCGGCCCCGAGGACTTGAGGGTTTGCGATCCCTTAAGGGTGGCCGGGGCGGAATTGGAGGTGGATGAGTTACGCCGCGGGTAAACACCGAAAGTATAGTAACAACTAGAAGGCCGTACCCATTATGCTTCATTAAGATTCCAGAAGCTCTCCCCAACCGGATTAAGCAAGGTTCTTACGTGAGGGTCTGACAGATCGCAATATTATGCATAAAATATTTAGGAGAAATGTCCGAATGTGTGTTCGGATATAACTTGAGATCAGAGGAAGTCTCTCACTTGGAGGAACTGTTCGACAGGTTCCCCGAAGTACCAAAGGAAGTAATACTAAAGGAGACCTTGCTTGTGAATGGGATCAAATTCACTGACAAGGCATTAGAGAAAGGAGGAGAGTACCAGGAGAAGGCATACTACCTTTTCACGTTCGATAAAGACGAACCCTCCATAGTGAGAAAAAGAGCAAGAGTGATCCCTCAGGAGATCTCAGTTTGGGGTGGGCCATGGGGACTAAGAAGAACTGTAATTCAGGGAAGACATTCGGAGAGAAGTCCATTTCTAGTAGATGTAGAAGACGAGAGGACAGTCCTGAGGGTGGGAGAGAGTAGGTTGGCAGACGTATCTTTCGCCCCAAAACCACAGTACTACGGCTCGCTTTTGACCTCAGGTTTAAAGGTGGAGGAAGTTGCTCCTGCCATCTACTGGGGTGAAACAGTGGACGTTACTGTCTTCAGGGTGTGTGAATACTGGGGGAAGGAACAATGCAAGTTTTGCGATATCAATGAGAACTTCAAGTGGTGGGGTGACTTGAGGTCTGGACTAGGTACTAAGGTGAACCCAGAGCTTGTAGCAGAGGCCGTCTACATCGCGTTTAAGTCACCTAACACGAAGAGATACCTGATCACCGGAGGAGCGATGAGAAACCAGCTAGAGGAGTCTCAGTTTTACCTGAACTACGTGAGAAGGACTGAAGAATTACTGGCAGGTAGGCTTCCGCTCAGGTTAAACGTCCAAGCTGTGCCAACCAATATTTTGTCCAAGTTCTACGAGGCAGGTGTAGACTATTACCATCCCAATATCGAGGTCTGGGACTCCAAACTCTTCTCCATGATATGTCCAGGTAAGGATAGGGTAGTAGGGAGAGACGAGTGGATCAGGAGGACGATCGACTCGGTCAAGCTGTTCGGAGTAGGTAACGTGAGCCCCAACTTCGTCGCCGGAGTGGAGGCTGTGAATGCGGAAGGACTACCTCGTAGGTTCGAAAAGATCGATGAAGCCCTAAGATCTACAGCAGAAGGGCTTGACTTCCTAATGAGTAGGGAAGTGGTTCCAAAGTTTGACACG
Protein-coding regions in this window:
- a CDS encoding radical SAM protein; translated protein: MSECVFGYNLRSEEVSHLEELFDRFPEVPKEVILKETLLVNGIKFTDKALEKGGEYQEKAYYLFTFDKDEPSIVRKRARVIPQEISVWGGPWGLRRTVIQGRHSERSPFLVDVEDERTVLRVGESRLADVSFAPKPQYYGSLLTSGLKVEEVAPAIYWGETVDVTVFRVCEYWGKEQCKFCDINENFKWWGDLRSGLGTKVNPELVAEAVYIAFKSPNTKRYLITGGAMRNQLEESQFYLNYVRRTEELLAGRLPLRLNVQAVPTNILSKFYEAGVDYYHPNIEVWDSKLFSMICPGKDRVVGRDEWIRRTIDSVKLFGVGNVSPNFVAGVEAVNAEGLPRRFEKIDEALRSTAEGLDFLMSREVVPKFDTWAPEPGSILGRLGAKPPSVEYYVKLYLKYHEIRKRYGLPYPGGLGEGGPGVSKVPASGFMDM